From the genome of Streptomyces ficellus:
CCTCGACGGCCCGTTCAGCAGGCAGCAGGCCCAACAGCGCGAAGCCGCGCTGGAGCAGGTGCTGTCCGGCGACCTCAAGGTGGAGCGCAGGGGTGCCTCCAAGGTCGTCAAGCTCGACGACAAGAAGTACGTCGAGCTCGGCCGTGAGAAGACCGACAAGATCTTTACGATCCTGGTCGAGTTCGGCGACAAGGTGGACAACACCACGCTCGTCGACCGTGCGGACGACGACACCACCGAGCCGAAGCCGAAGTTCGGCGGCACGCCCGGCCCGCTGCACAACCAGATAGCCGAGCCGGACCGCTCGAAGGACAACTCGACGGCCTGGCAGAAGGACTACAACCAGAAGCACTTCCAGGACCTGTACTTCGGCACCGGCAAGGACAAGAAGACCGGCCAGCAGAAGCAGTCCCTGAAGACCTACTACGAGAAGACCTCGTCGGGCCGCTACTCGGTCGACGGCGCCGTCTCCGACTGGGTCAAGGTCGAGTACAACGAGGCCCGCTACGGCTCGAACTACTGCGGCAACAGCAACTGCTCCAACGTGTGGGACGCCGTCCGCGACGGTGTGACCGCCTGGACCGCGCAGCAGAAGGCGGCCGGCAAGACCGACGCCCAGATCAAGGCGCAGCTGGCCCAGTACGACCAGTGGGACCGCTACGACTTCGACGCCGACGGCAACTTCAACGAGGCCGACGGCTACATCGACCACTTCCAGATCGTCCACGCCGGTGAGGACGAGTCCGCGGGCGGCGGCGTCCAGGGCGGCGACGCCCTGTGGGCCCACCGCTGGTACGCGTACGGCACCGACGCCGGCAAGACCGGCCCGGCGCAGAACAAGGCCGGCGGCACGCAGATCGGCAGCACCGGCATCTGGGTCGGCGACTACACGATGCAGCCGGAGAACGGCGGCCTCGGCGTCTTCGCCCACGAGTACGGCCACGACCTCGGCCTGCCGGACCTGTACGACACCTCCGGCGCGGCGGGCGCGGAGAACTCGACCGGCTTCTGGTCCCTGATGTCGTCCGGCTCCTGGCTCGGCACGGGCAAGAACGAGATCGGCGACCTGCCCGGCGACATGACCTCGTGGGACAAGCTCCAGCTCGGCTGGCTGAACTACGAGAAGGCCAAGGCGGCGACCAAGTCCAAGCACACGCTGGGTGTCTCGGAGTACAACACCAAGAACCCGCAGGCGCTGGTCGTCGAGCTGCCGAAGAAGAAGGTCACCACCGCGGTCGTGAAGCCCGCCCAGGGCTCCAAGCAGTGGTGGAGCGACATGGGTGACGACCTCAAGAACACCCTCACCCGCTCCGTCGACCTCACCGGCAAGACCAAGGCCGAGCTGACGCTCGACGGCTGGTGGGACATCGAGCAGGACTACGACTACCTCTACACCGAGGTGTCGACGGACGGCGGCAAGCAGTGGACGGCCCTGGCCGGCACCGCCGGTGGCAAGGCCATCCCGGCCGACGCCAGCGGCGCCCCGTCGCTGACCGGCGTCTCCGGCGCCTGGCAGAAGCTGGCCTTCCCGCTGGACGCCTACGCCGGCAAGAAGGTCGACCTCCGCTTCCGCTACCAGACCGACGGCGGCGCGGGCGGCAAGGGCTTCACCGCCGACAACATCGCCCTGACGGCCGACGGCGCGCCGGTCTTCACGGACAACGCCGAGGGTGACGACAACGGCTGGACCGGCAAGGGCTTCTCGCGGATCGGTGAGTCCTTCACCAACGAGTACGAGCAGTACTACATCGCCGAGAACCGCCAGTACGTCTCGTACGACGCGACCCTGAAGGTCGGCCCGTACAACTTCGGCTTCGCGGCCCCGAAGGACTCCTGGGTGGAGCACTACCCCTACCAGACCGGTCTGCTGGTCTGGCAGTGGGACACCTCCCAGAAGGACAACAACACCGCCACCCACCCGGGCAAGGGCCTGATCCTGCCGGTCGACGCCCACCCGGCGCCCACCCACTGGAAGGACGGCACCCTGATGCGCAACCGCATCCAGGCGTACGACTCGCCGTTCAGCCTCTACCGCACCACCGGGATCACGCTGCACAAGGCGGGCGTCCCGTCCAAGATCGCGTCGCAGCGCGGCGTCTCCGCCTTCGACGACCGCAAGGGCACCTACTGGTTCGAGTCGAACCCGCGTGCGGGCGTCCAGGTAACTGACACCAACACCAAGATCGCGATCGTCAAGCAGCCGAAGAACGGCCAGACGATCACGGTCCAGGTCGGCCCGTCGACGAAGTAAACCTCGTCTTCGCAGGTCAAAGCATGATCGGCCGTCGCCCCCTAGCGGGCGGCGGCCGATTCTGTTTAGGTGCGTGGTGGCCCGTTCTTATTGACACACCATCTCACGGGGGAGTGGTTCGTATGCCCGGTGGAGGTTTCACCAAGTTGCCCGGCGGCAAGGTCGTGGTGGCGCTCAGCCTGCCCAACCCGGTCGGCGACGGCTCCACGGTCCGCGTCCTCGTCCACGCGGCCAACCGCGCCCGCGCCCTGACCAGGCTGCGGAACCTCGGACTGCGCGCGGTCTACCTGCGCGGCAACACCCACCCGCCCACCCCGGACGAGATCACCGCGGTGCTCCACCACCCCGACGGCCTGCTCTGGCGAACGGCCCCGGAGTCCCACACCGAACTCTGGCACCCCATCCGCGCCCTGCTCCCCCAGTCGAGGGCGTGGGGCGCCCCCTCGGCGTCGTAGCCCGGCGGGACCGCCCCGCGTACGGCGAGCGCGTGCCGGGGCGGCGCGCCCCGGGGGCGCGGTGGAGGTCTACAGGGCCGCGTACCCACCGCACGCCGGGGCCACCAGGCCGCAGCGCCCGCCGCGCGCCAGTCGCCCGGCAGCCCGGCCCACCCCTCACCACCCGCCGCCCGCCCGCGCGGGACAGCGGCGCCGGGGCGCGGCTCCGCGAGGGTTCTGTAGGCCCGGCCCGGTGGGCTCCGGCCCCCGGCGGGCCTGCGGCCTCGTAGACCGGCCCCGGTCCGACGGCACGGCCGCGCCGCCTGTGGTCGCCCAGCCCCGGCCTTTGGCGGGCGTGGCCGTGCGGGCTGCTCGTTCGCGCACCGGCGGCGCGTGCGGCCGGCGGGCGGCGCGGCCGGGCGGCTCGCCTGTGCGGTCGTGCGGCTGCTGTGCGGGGGCGCTGTGGTCTGGTTGCCGGGCCTCCGGCGGCCTGCGGTCGTGCAGCCCCGGCCTCCGGCGGGCGCGGCCGGAGGGCCAGCGGCCGGCGCGGCCGGGCGACCGGCGCGTGCGGTCGGCGCGCCACTTGGCTCGCTGCGCGGTCGTGCGACCGGCGATCGGCGGCGCACGGTCGGCAGGCGCCTCGCCAGCGCGGTCAGGTGCCCGGCTAGCGCGGCCCGGGCGACGGGGCCGCCGTCAGACGACCGGCTTGCCGGTCAGTTCGACGCCGGCGGCCCGCAGGTCCGCGAGGGCACGTTCGGTGGTCGTTTCCGCGACGCCGGCCGTGAGGTCCAGAAGCACCTGGGTGCGGAAGCCCTCGCGTGCCGCGTCCAGTGCGGTGGCGCGTACGCAGTGGTCGGTGGCGATGCCCACCACGTCCACCTCCGTGACCTGCCGTTCCCGCAGCCAGTCGGCCAGCCGGACCTCGTTCTCGTCGGTGCCCTCGAAGCCGCTGTACGCCGCCGCGTACGCGCCCTTGTCGAAGACCGCGTCGATCGCGCCCGACGCCACCGCCGGCGCGAAGTTCGGGTGGAAGCCCACCCCTTCCGTACCGGCCACGCAGTGCCGCGGCCAGGAGTCGACGTAGTCCGGCTCGTCGGAGAAGTGGCCGCCCGGGTCGATGTGGTGGTCACGGGTGGCGACCACGTGCTGGTACACGGCCCCGGCGGCCTCGCCGACCAGGTCCGTGATGGCGGCGGCGACGTCCGCTCCCCCCGCCACCGCGAGGCTGCCGCCCTCGCAGAAGTCGTTCTGGACGTCGACGACGATCAGTGCGCGGTGCATGGCGGTAGTCCTTCGGTGGGGATGTGTCGAGCGGCCGGACGGTCGGGGGCGGGGTCGGGGTCGGGGTCGGCGGGCCGGGCGGGGGCGCCGGGGACGGGTTCGAGCCTAGAGACTTGTCCCGCCCGGCGGGAGGGGGCGTCACGCCCCGGCCCCCGCCCGGCGCTCAGACGTATTCCGTCGGGATGACGGCCTCGCCCCGGGACAGCTGGATCGCCGACATCGGCAGCCCCGTGAGCGCCGCCATGTGCCGCTCGCGCGCCGCCTCCAGCGGTTCACGCGCCACGACGTCGCCGCCCTTCACCAGCTCCATCAGCAGCTGCCGGTCCGCGAGCTCCGCGGGCACCGGTCCGGTGCCGACGACCTCCGCCTCGGCCACCCCGTACGCGTCCAGCCGCCGCGCCGCCCACTTGCGGCCGCCCACGGACATCTTCCCGCCCAGCGACTTCTTCGCCACCGACCGCAGCGGCGCCCCCGGGTCGGCCGACTCGGCGCGGGCGACCAGCTTGTAGACCATCGAGCACGTCGGGTGACCGCTGCCGGTGACCAGCTGCGTCCCCACCCCGTACGCGTCGACCGGCGCCGCCGCCAGCGAGGCGATCGCGTACTCGTCCAGGTCCGAGGTCACGACGATCTTCGTGTCGCGCGCCCCCAGCTCGTCCAGCTGCTGGCGCACCCGGTGCGCGACCAGCAGCAGGTCGCCGGAGTCGATCCGCACCGCGCCCAGCTCCGGGCCGGCGATCTCCACGGCCGTACGCACCGCCTCGGCCACGTCGTACGTGTCGACGAGCAGCGTCGTACCGCGGCCGAGGGAGTCGACCTGTGCGCGGAAGGCGTCCCGCTCGGTGTCGTGCAGCAGGGTGAACGCGTGCGCGGAGGTGCCGACCGTGGGGATGCCGTACCGGAAGCCCGCCGCCAGGTCGGAGGTGGAGGAGAAGCCGCCCACGAACGCGGCGCGGGCCGCCGCGACCGCCGACAGCTCGTGCGTGCGCCGGGCACCCATCTCGATCAGCCGCCGGTCACCGGCCGCGGCGGACATCCGGGAGGCGGCCGCCGCAATCGCCGAGTCGTGGTTGAGGATTGACAGGATCACCGTCTCCAGCAGGACGCACTCGGCGAAGGAGCCCTCGACCCGGAGGATCGGGGAGCCGGGGAAGTACACCTCGCCCTCGGGGTAGCCCCAGATGTCGCCGCCGAAGCGGTAGTCCGCCAGCCAGGCCAGCGTCGGCTCGTCGACGATGCCGTGCTCCCGGAGGAAGCCGATGACGGCCCCGTCGAAGCGGAAGTTCTCCACGGCGTCCAGCACGCGGCCGGTGCCGGCCACCACGCCATAACGCCGCCCCTCGGGCAGCCGGCGGGTGAACACCTCGAAGACCGACCGCCGGTCGGCGGTGCCGCCGCGCAGGGCCGCCTGCAACATGGTCAGCTCGTACTGGTCGGTGAAGAGCGCGGTAGACGGCACGTCCACCGGCAGCCCGAGATCCGCAGCATTCATACGACGATGCTACCCCGAATACTCGTCAGAGTGACGATTTCCCGGTGCCCGCTGCCGGAGGGGTCGTGACCGGGGCCGGTCCGGGCCCCGTTTGTGCGACCCCCCACCCTCAGTGGCAGCATTGGCTAAGTGAGTGTTGCTCCCGCAGAGATCGAACGCACCGAAGTGGCCGAAGAGGGTTTCGCCGTCACCGAACCCGACGTGCCCTGGGTGACGATCGTCCACAACGATCCGGTCAACCTCATGAGCTATGTCACCTACGTCTTCCAGGCGTACTTCGGCTACTCCAAGGACAAGGCGCACAAGCTGATGCTCGACGTGCACCACAAGGGCCGGGCCGTCGTCTCGGCCGGCACCCGCGAGGAGATGGAGCGGGACGTGCAGGCGATGCACGGATACGGGCTGTGGGCGACCCTCTCCCAGGACCGCAACGGATGAGCGGGCACTTCGAGGCGCTGCCCGGCGGCGGCGCGGCCGTCCCGCTCGACGAGGTCGAGATCTCCATCCTCCGCTCGCTGGCCGTCCAGCTCCTGGAGCTGATCGGCCCCGGCGACGTCCCGCCCAAGGGCGAGGACCCGCTGGCCGCGCTGTTCCGCGAGGGCCCCAGCGAGCCGCCCGCCGACCCGGCGCTGGCCCGCCTCTTCCCCAACGCGTACGACGACGGCGACGAGCAGCTGCGCGCCGCGTCCGCCGAGTTCCGCCGCTACACCGAGAACGACCTGCGCGCCCGCAAGCGCGAGGACGCGCTCGCCGTCGTCCGCAGCCTGGACGGGCTGGACGCGGCGGGCGAGGGCGGCGCGGTGCTGAAGCTGACGGCCGACGAGGCCCGCCACTGGCTCGGCGCGCTCAACGACCTGCGGCTGACCATCGGCACCCGGCTGGAGGTCAGGGACGACGACGAGAACGAGGCGCTGTACCGGCTGCCCGACGCCGACCCGCGCAAGCCGATGGTCATGGCCTACCTGTGGCTGGGCGCCCTCCAGGAGACGCTCGTCGAAACCCTCATGTGACCTTCGTTCGCTCAGCGGACACTCAAATCCGCATAACGATCGGATTACCGATCGGATGACCCGCCCGCCCCGGCTCGTGGGCCTATAGGCGGCTTGTCCGGTTTTCCCTGTGTGGTGCGCCACAGGCGCGCTCGTCGATCACTCTGACGAGCGTGATAAATCTTCACGATCGCCCGGGGACGCCACCCCTGTTCCCGGGTGCGCCACGACCGGCAGACCGCCGGTGGCACTCCATCCATATCCGGGGGGATCAGGACCTGATCCGCGCCTCAGCGCCGTGCGGCGCGAGCGACGCGGATCAGCGTGGAGAAAGGCGCACCAACCATGACCTCAGTGCAGGTCGACCAGCAGCACGACGGCAGTGGGGCCGCGGGGGCCGCATCCGCCGAGGGTGAGGGCTATCAGCGGGGCCTCGGCGCCCGGCAGATCCAGATGATCGCGATCGGCGGAGCCATCGGCACCGGGCTCTTCCTCGGCGCGGGCAAGGCCATCGCCAAGGCCGGCCCGAGCCTCATCCTGGCGTACGCCATCGCCGGCCTGGTCATCTTCTTCATCATGCGGGCGCTGGGCGAGCTGCTCATGTACCGGCCCGTCTCGGGCTCCTTCGCCGAGTACGCCCGTGAGTTCATCGGTCCCTTCGCCGGCTTCGTCACCGGCTGGACGTACTGGCTCTTCTGGGTCGTCACCGGCATCACCGAGGTCACCGCGGCCGCCACGTACATGACGTACTGGTGGGACATCCCGCAGTGGGTGTCCGCCCTGATCTTCACCGTCATCCTGTACGGCGCCAACCTCATCTCCGTGAAGCTCTTCGGCGAGCTGGAGTTCTGGTTCTCGATGATCAAGGTCACCGCCATCCTCGGCATGATCCTGATCTGCGCCGGCATCCTCACCATCGGCTTCTCCGACGCCGGCGAGACCGCGTCCATGACCATGCTCTGGTCCGAGGGCGGCTTCTTCCCCAAGGGCATCGGCGGCACGCTGATGACCCTCCAGATCGTGATGTTCGCCTTCCTCGCGGTCGAACTGGTCGGCGTCACCGCCGGCGAGTCCAAGGACCCCAAGGTCACCCTGCCGAAGGCCATCAACACCGTCCCGTGGCGCATCGCCGTCTTCTACGTCGGCGCGCTGATCATGATCCTGTCGGTCGTGCCGTGGACGCACTTCCAGCCCGGCGTCTCACCGTTCGTCGCCGCCTTCGAGCAGATGGGCCTCGGCATCGGCGCCGCCATCGTCAACTTCGTGGTCCTCACCGCCGCCCTGTCCTCCTGCAACTCGGGCATGTACTCCACCGGCCGCATGCTGCGCGACCTCGCGCTCAACGGCCAGGGCCCCAAGGTCTTCACCAAGTTGACCAAGTCCGGCACCCCCCTCGTCGGCCTCACCTTCTCGGCCGCGCTGATGCTCGTCGGCGTCTGGATCAACTACGTCGCCCCCGGCAAGGCCTTCGAGTACGTCGTCTCCTTCGCCACCATCTCCGGCATGTGGGCCTGGATCATGATCCTGGTCTCCCAGATCCGCTACCGGCGCGCCGTCGCCCGCGGTGAGGCCCCCGAGTCGGAGTTCAAGGCCCCCGGAGCGCCCTTCACCAGCTGGTTCGCGCTGCTGTTCATCGGCATGGTCATCGTGATGATGGGCATCGACGAGGGCGCGCGGGTCTCCCTGTACTGCGCCCCGCTGTGGGCCCTGCTGCTCGGTGTCTCCTACCTGGTCCTGAAGTCCCGGAACCCGGAGAACGCCTCCTTCAAGCGGTAGCCGTCCGTCGCTCGTCCAGCATGTGGGCCCGCCCGTACCATCCCTCGGTACGGGCGGGCCCCTCTGCTTATCCTGAGCCCATGCTGACCATCACACGGGCTCTGTACGACCAGATCGTCGCGCACGCGCGCGAGGACCACCCGGACGAGGCCTGCGGCGTGGTCGCGGGCCCGGCCGGCTCCGGACGCCCCGAGCGCTTCATCCCGATGCTCAACGCCGCCCGCTCGCCCACGTTCTACGAGTTCGACTCGGGCGACCTGCTGAAGCTGTACCGCGAGATGGACGACCGCGACGAGGAACCCGTCGTCATCTACCACTCGCACACCGCCACCGAGGCGTACCCCTCCCGCACCGACGTCTCGTACGCCAACGAGCCCGGCGCGCACTACGTCCTGGTCTCCACCGCCGACGCCGACGACGCCGGACCGTTCCAGTTCCGGTCGTACCGCATCGTCGACGGCGAGATCACCGAGGAAGAGGTGCAGGTCGTCGAGGCCTACTGAGCCCCCGTTCCGGGAAGCGTCCCGCATGATGGTCGGAATGGGTCCAGCATGCGGGATCACACTCCGAATGGCGGACCGGGAATCGATACGATGACCGCATGGTTCCCCTCGACGTGAGCGAACAGACGCCGGGCACCGTGCTGCTCGTGGCGCGGCTGCACGTCGACCTGTGCCGCCTCGCCAGCGCGATGTGTCCGCGCCCCGCCGCCGCTTGAGCGCCACCACCGGCACGTCCCGTACGACCTGGCACCACCCCGGCACCACCACCTGTGCGCGCGGCCGCAACGCGCCGCCGCGCCCGCCCACGTTCTTCCGACAGGAGCCCACGCCATGGCCATCGAGGTCCGCATCCCGACCATCCTCCGCACCCACACCGGCGGCGCCAAGGCCGTCGAGGGCAGCGGGAACACCCTCGCCGACCTCTTCGCCGACCTCGAGACCCGGCACCCCGGCATCCAGGAGCGGATCGTCGACGGCGGCGAGCTGCGCCGCTTCGTGAACGTCTACCTCAACGACGAGGACGTCCGCTTCCTCGAGGGCATCAACACCAAGCTGTCCGACGGCGACAACGTCACGATCCTCCCGGCCGTCGCCGGCGGAATGCGCTGATGCGCTACGACTCGCCCCTCGCCGCCGTCGGCAACACCCCGCTGGTCCGGCTGCCGCGCCTGTCCCCCTCGGCGGACGTCCGCATCTGGGCCAAACTGGAGGACCGCAACCCCACCGGCTCGGTCAAGGACCGGCCCGCCCTGCACATGATCGAGCAGGCGGAGAAGGACGGCCGGCTCACGCCCGGCTGCACCATCCTGGAGCCGACCAGCGGCAACACCGGCATCTCGCTCGCCATGGCGGCCCGCCTCAAGGGCTACCGCATCGTGTGCGTGATGCCCGAGAACACCTCCCAGGAGCGGCGCGAGCTCCTCACCATGTGGGGCGCCGAGATCATCCCCTCCCCGGCCGCCGGCGGCTCCAACACGGCCGTACGCGTCGCCAAGGAGCTCGCCGCCGAGCACCCCGACTGGGTGATGCTCTACCAGTACGGCAACCCCGACAACGCGGGCGCCCACTACGCCACGACCGGCCCGGAGATCCTCGCCGACCTGCCGTCCGTCACGCACTTCGTGGCGGGGCTCGGCACCACCGGCACGCTCATGGGCGTCGGCCGGTACCTGCGCGAGCACAAGCCGGACGTCCGGATCGTCGCCGCCGAACCGCGGTACGACGACCTGGTGTACGGGCTGCGCAACCTCGACGAGGGCTTCGTCCCCGAGCTGTACGACGCCTCCGTGCTCACCACCCGCTTCTCGGTCGGCTCGGCCGACGCGGTCACCCGCACCCGGGAACTGCTCCAGCAGGAGGGCATCTTCGCGGGCGTCTCGACGGGCGCGGCGCTGCACGCGGCGATCGGGGTGGGGAAGAAGGCGGTCAAGGCGGGCGAGAGCGCGGACATCGTGTTCGTCGTCGCCGACGGCGGCTGGAAGTACCTCTCGACCGGCGTCTACACGGCCCCGACGACCGAAGCCGCCATCGAAACCCTCCAGGGCCAGCTCTGGGCCTGACGCCGCGCGTCCACCCCCCG
Proteins encoded in this window:
- a CDS encoding immune inhibitor A domain-containing protein produces the protein MTSRRRAFRASAVIVALAATAATASAFTTAQADNRPTNGIERHDPAPGAQDAGHGAPGHDHAAKVDHDLDGPFSRQQAQQREAALEQVLSGDLKVERRGASKVVKLDDKKYVELGREKTDKIFTILVEFGDKVDNTTLVDRADDDTTEPKPKFGGTPGPLHNQIAEPDRSKDNSTAWQKDYNQKHFQDLYFGTGKDKKTGQQKQSLKTYYEKTSSGRYSVDGAVSDWVKVEYNEARYGSNYCGNSNCSNVWDAVRDGVTAWTAQQKAAGKTDAQIKAQLAQYDQWDRYDFDADGNFNEADGYIDHFQIVHAGEDESAGGGVQGGDALWAHRWYAYGTDAGKTGPAQNKAGGTQIGSTGIWVGDYTMQPENGGLGVFAHEYGHDLGLPDLYDTSGAAGAENSTGFWSLMSSGSWLGTGKNEIGDLPGDMTSWDKLQLGWLNYEKAKAATKSKHTLGVSEYNTKNPQALVVELPKKKVTTAVVKPAQGSKQWWSDMGDDLKNTLTRSVDLTGKTKAELTLDGWWDIEQDYDYLYTEVSTDGGKQWTALAGTAGGKAIPADASGAPSLTGVSGAWQKLAFPLDAYAGKKVDLRFRYQTDGGAGGKGFTADNIALTADGAPVFTDNAEGDDNGWTGKGFSRIGESFTNEYEQYYIAENRQYVSYDATLKVGPYNFGFAAPKDSWVEHYPYQTGLLVWQWDTSQKDNNTATHPGKGLILPVDAHPAPTHWKDGTLMRNRIQAYDSPFSLYRTTGITLHKAGVPSKIASQRGVSAFDDRKGTYWFESNPRAGVQVTDTNTKIAIVKQPKNGQTITVQVGPSTK
- a CDS encoding isochorismatase family protein produces the protein MHRALIVVDVQNDFCEGGSLAVAGGADVAAAITDLVGEAAGAVYQHVVATRDHHIDPGGHFSDEPDYVDSWPRHCVAGTEGVGFHPNFAPAVASGAIDAVFDKGAYAAAYSGFEGTDENEVRLADWLRERQVTEVDVVGIATDHCVRATALDAAREGFRTQVLLDLTAGVAETTTERALADLRAAGVELTGKPVV
- a CDS encoding nicotinate phosphoribosyltransferase, which codes for MNAADLGLPVDVPSTALFTDQYELTMLQAALRGGTADRRSVFEVFTRRLPEGRRYGVVAGTGRVLDAVENFRFDGAVIGFLREHGIVDEPTLAWLADYRFGGDIWGYPEGEVYFPGSPILRVEGSFAECVLLETVILSILNHDSAIAAAASRMSAAAGDRRLIEMGARRTHELSAVAAARAAFVGGFSSTSDLAAGFRYGIPTVGTSAHAFTLLHDTERDAFRAQVDSLGRGTTLLVDTYDVAEAVRTAVEIAGPELGAVRIDSGDLLLVAHRVRQQLDELGARDTKIVVTSDLDEYAIASLAAAPVDAYGVGTQLVTGSGHPTCSMVYKLVARAESADPGAPLRSVAKKSLGGKMSVGGRKWAARRLDAYGVAEAEVVGTGPVPAELADRQLLMELVKGGDVVAREPLEAARERHMAALTGLPMSAIQLSRGEAVIPTEYV
- the clpS gene encoding ATP-dependent Clp protease adapter ClpS, with the protein product MSVAPAEIERTEVAEEGFAVTEPDVPWVTIVHNDPVNLMSYVTYVFQAYFGYSKDKAHKLMLDVHHKGRAVVSAGTREEMERDVQAMHGYGLWATLSQDRNG
- a CDS encoding DUF2017 domain-containing protein; the encoded protein is MSGHFEALPGGGAAVPLDEVEISILRSLAVQLLELIGPGDVPPKGEDPLAALFREGPSEPPADPALARLFPNAYDDGDEQLRAASAEFRRYTENDLRARKREDALAVVRSLDGLDAAGEGGAVLKLTADEARHWLGALNDLRLTIGTRLEVRDDDENEALYRLPDADPRKPMVMAYLWLGALQETLVETLM
- a CDS encoding amino acid permease; protein product: MTSVQVDQQHDGSGAAGAASAEGEGYQRGLGARQIQMIAIGGAIGTGLFLGAGKAIAKAGPSLILAYAIAGLVIFFIMRALGELLMYRPVSGSFAEYAREFIGPFAGFVTGWTYWLFWVVTGITEVTAAATYMTYWWDIPQWVSALIFTVILYGANLISVKLFGELEFWFSMIKVTAILGMILICAGILTIGFSDAGETASMTMLWSEGGFFPKGIGGTLMTLQIVMFAFLAVELVGVTAGESKDPKVTLPKAINTVPWRIAVFYVGALIMILSVVPWTHFQPGVSPFVAAFEQMGLGIGAAIVNFVVLTAALSSCNSGMYSTGRMLRDLALNGQGPKVFTKLTKSGTPLVGLTFSAALMLVGVWINYVAPGKAFEYVVSFATISGMWAWIMILVSQIRYRRAVARGEAPESEFKAPGAPFTSWFALLFIGMVIVMMGIDEGARVSLYCAPLWALLLGVSYLVLKSRNPENASFKR
- a CDS encoding Mov34/MPN/PAD-1 family protein, giving the protein MLTITRALYDQIVAHAREDHPDEACGVVAGPAGSGRPERFIPMLNAARSPTFYEFDSGDLLKLYREMDDRDEEPVVIYHSHTATEAYPSRTDVSYANEPGAHYVLVSTADADDAGPFQFRSYRIVDGEITEEEVQVVEAY
- a CDS encoding putative leader peptide encodes the protein MVPLDVSEQTPGTVLLVARLHVDLCRLASAMCPRPAAA
- a CDS encoding MoaD/ThiS family protein produces the protein MAIEVRIPTILRTHTGGAKAVEGSGNTLADLFADLETRHPGIQERIVDGGELRRFVNVYLNDEDVRFLEGINTKLSDGDNVTILPAVAGGMR
- a CDS encoding PLP-dependent cysteine synthase family protein, yielding MRYDSPLAAVGNTPLVRLPRLSPSADVRIWAKLEDRNPTGSVKDRPALHMIEQAEKDGRLTPGCTILEPTSGNTGISLAMAARLKGYRIVCVMPENTSQERRELLTMWGAEIIPSPAAGGSNTAVRVAKELAAEHPDWVMLYQYGNPDNAGAHYATTGPEILADLPSVTHFVAGLGTTGTLMGVGRYLREHKPDVRIVAAEPRYDDLVYGLRNLDEGFVPELYDASVLTTRFSVGSADAVTRTRELLQQEGIFAGVSTGAALHAAIGVGKKAVKAGESADIVFVVADGGWKYLSTGVYTAPTTEAAIETLQGQLWA